The Apium graveolens cultivar Ventura chromosome 10, ASM990537v1, whole genome shotgun sequence nucleotide sequence ATTAAAATCATTAGCATCTACATTTCGTATCAGTATGCCATGTAAGAATATTGAAACTGAAATACCAAAAAAAACCCTTACGAATAACTGACTAAGACAAGTCTCTCATATGGCCCTTCTTTCCTGGAACCAGACCTCCACTTGACGAGGTCTCAAACCTGGTTTTTTTGCCAAAGCCAGCTTCTGTTTCTGCAAAATAAACCATATCCTTTTGAGTAAATTACCCAAAATACCCTCACTCCATTTACAAGCATAAACACGAACATCCCACTCAAAACATACTTATATACATTTACTGGATTAAGTGTGTTATGTTCTTTAAAGCTATCTTCAAGAATAGCAGCCTGATCTTTAGAAAGCCTCAACTTTTTTCTTGAATTATCACCATCTTCATCTTCACAATCTATAACATCATCGCTCTTAGA carries:
- the LOC141691888 gene encoding homeobox-leucine zipper protein HAT4-like, with amino-acid sequence MDRVRNGSPAHSRQCSGGLGSTESLSPARSPAYPQSRLSPAVRMSSIKRTQSFANPNNTISSVSGKRSNVERSKSDDVIDCEDEDGDNSRKKLRLSKDQAAILEDSFKEHNTLNPVNKQKLALAKKPGLRPRQVEVWFQERRAI